One uncultured Alphaproteobacteria bacterium genomic region harbors:
- a CDS encoding putative Transcriptional regulator (Evidence 3 : Function proposed based on presence of conserved amino acid motif, structural feature or limited homology) yields MAETTLVDFTSEIASPVLSVTRRIARNGIVVSRCDIPINPGTQIVTAQFALFMHESEPLDLICRLPESRRIEKHSVAAGHFHLSPADRAAHVGWTADKQSFVIAMENSFIERTIGNAFDGRVPEIRGRAALRDPAVEELIACLRRSLIDDSRCGGLCLDLVGTSLALRLFETYGENGRPPPSIRGGLGASRRRRIVDFIEAHLDEDIGLAALAAEAGLSPHHFGKAFKTTFGKPPCRYITERRIQKAKEMLLSDGASITEIALALGFSSHSHFTDVFRKMTGTTPSLFRRNCT; encoded by the coding sequence ATGGCCGAAACCACTCTGGTCGATTTCACGTCGGAAATTGCGTCCCCGGTACTGTCTGTCACGCGGCGCATCGCCCGCAACGGCATTGTCGTCAGCCGATGCGATATCCCGATCAATCCCGGGACACAGATCGTCACGGCACAGTTCGCCCTCTTCATGCATGAAAGCGAACCGCTGGATCTCATCTGCCGTCTGCCAGAAAGCCGCCGCATCGAGAAGCATTCGGTCGCTGCAGGGCACTTCCATTTGAGCCCGGCCGATCGGGCCGCCCATGTCGGCTGGACAGCCGACAAGCAGTCCTTCGTCATTGCCATGGAAAATAGCTTCATCGAACGCACGATCGGCAACGCCTTCGACGGGCGCGTGCCCGAGATCAGAGGTAGGGCGGCGCTCCGCGACCCGGCGGTCGAGGAGCTGATAGCCTGCCTCAGGCGCAGCTTGATCGACGATAGCCGCTGCGGCGGGCTCTGCCTGGACCTCGTCGGTACCTCGCTCGCTCTGCGCTTGTTTGAAACCTATGGCGAAAACGGTAGGCCGCCGCCGTCGATCCGGGGCGGTCTCGGCGCCTCGCGCCGGCGGCGGATCGTCGACTTCATCGAGGCGCATCTGGACGAAGATATCGGGCTCGCAGCGCTCGCCGCGGAAGCAGGACTCAGCCCGCATCATTTCGGCAAGGCGTTCAAGACGACGTTTGGCAAGCCTCCTTGCCGCTACATCACCGAGCGGCGGATTCAGAAGGCGAAGGAGATGCTGCTGTCGGACGGCGCGTCGATCACGGAGATCGCGCTCGCCCTTGGCTTTTCCAGCCACAGCCATTTCACGGACGTGTTCCGCAAGATGACAGGGACGACGCCTTCGCTGTTCCGCAGGAATTGCACCTGA
- a CDS encoding conserved hypothetical protein (Evidence 4 : Homologs of previously reported genes of unknown function), protein MSKEKTVPGISPRADWRDPESYKPLIDLDRAGWAWEWLKRNPDFATAAGGLPQVSPPLRPSATEPRLKAAQPRVLRIQNPGPFEHWGVFFHHWRCPAGYGRLLAARSQSIGARRGSAAHCTRPHRRLRHPMLCVNDDRVVLRRIRARAFQRWLAPSPTDGDGRQCSRWPGVPPLPAVGSPAHGGEGSDAATPVRALPPGRLPRGLFPPERRARRWAMMLRAWDGEMVGASRRQVAAAIFGEMAARELWESGYRSRMQRLVGEAEEMVSGDYLGLLRRETEGKRGF, encoded by the coding sequence ATGTCCAAGGAGAAGACCGTCCCCGGCATAAGTCCGCGCGCCGACTGGCGCGATCCCGAAAGTTACAAACCCCTCATCGACCTGGACCGGGCCGGTTGGGCCTGGGAGTGGCTCAAGCGCAATCCCGACTTCGCCACGGCTGCCGGTGGGCTGCCACAGGTGTCGCCTCCACTCCGTCCGTCCGCCACCGAGCCCCGGCTGAAGGCCGCTCAGCCCCGAGTCCTCCGTATCCAGAATCCGGGGCCGTTCGAACACTGGGGCGTCTTCTTTCACCACTGGCGTTGCCCTGCCGGCTACGGACGTCTTTTGGCTGCCCGATCTCAATCCATCGGTGCTCGTCGTGGAAGCGCAGCCCATTGCACCCGGCCACACCGACGCCTTCGACATCCGATGCTTTGCGTCAATGACGACCGTGTTGTGCTGCGGCGGATCCGAGCACGTGCTTTTCAGCGATGGCTTGCGCCATCTCCAACTGATGGTGACGGCAGGCAGTGTTCTCGATGGCCCGGTGTGCCTCCGCTACCTGCTGTCGGGTCTCCGGCACATGGAGGCGAAGGTTCTGACGCTGCAACGCCTGTGCGGGCTTTGCCGCCTGGCCGTCTGCCGCGCGGCCTCTTTCCGCCGGAGCGCCGGGCCAGGCGCTGGGCGATGATGCTGCGCGCCTGGGACGGAGAAATGGTGGGCGCGAGCCGGCGGCAGGTTGCGGCGGCGATCTTCGGGGAGATGGCGGCGCGCGAGCTCTGGGAGTCCGGTTACCGCTCCCGCATGCAACGACTTGTCGGCGAGGCGGAGGAGATGGTCAGCGGCGACTACCTGGGACTGCTGAGGCGGGAAACAGAGGGAAAGAGGGGCTTCTGA
- a CDS encoding conserved hypothetical protein (Evidence 4 : Homologs of previously reported genes of unknown function) — protein MLVVEAQPIAPGHTDAFDIRCFASMTTVLCCGGSEHVLFSDGLRHLQLMVTAGSVLDGPVCLRYLLSGLRHMEAKVLTLQRLCGLCRLAVCRAASFRRSAGPGAGR, from the coding sequence GTGCTCGTCGTGGAAGCGCAGCCCATTGCACCCGGCCACACCGACGCCTTCGACATCCGATGCTTTGCGTCAATGACGACCGTGTTGTGCTGCGGCGGATCCGAGCACGTGCTTTTCAGCGATGGCTTGCGCCATCTCCAACTGATGGTGACGGCAGGCAGTGTTCTCGATGGCCCGGTGTGCCTCCGCTACCTGCTGTCGGGTCTCCGGCACATGGAGGCGAAGGTTCTGACGCTGCAACGCCTGTGCGGGCTTTGCCGCCTGGCCGTCTGCCGCGCGGCCTCTTTCCGCCGGAGCGCCGGGCCAGGCGCTGGGCGATGA
- a CDS encoding putative Staphylococcal nuclease-like protein (Evidence 3 : Function proposed based on presence of conserved amino acid motif, structural feature or limited homology) has product MFQFVRLSAVIGIVFFACLSFWPALDEEHSGPANVIDADTIEVGGEKHRLYGVDAVEIDQRCRRRDSATWPCGREAAAALTKFLEGRKVSCEVWQGTTRDAHGRFVSVCYAGGDDISSWVAKNGWAVADRDANRLYNYTSDEGTARFLRRGIWNGTFDPPAEWRRRQQVGG; this is encoded by the coding sequence ATGTTCCAGTTCGTCCGCCTGTCCGCCGTCATCGGCATCGTGTTTTTCGCCTGTCTGTCCTTCTGGCCCGCGCTCGACGAGGAGCATTCCGGCCCGGCCAATGTGATCGACGCCGATACAATCGAAGTGGGCGGCGAGAAGCATCGCCTCTACGGCGTCGATGCCGTGGAGATCGACCAGCGCTGCCGCCGTCGCGATAGCGCGACATGGCCTTGCGGCAGAGAGGCCGCCGCCGCGCTTACCAAATTTCTCGAAGGCCGAAAGGTCAGTTGCGAAGTCTGGCAGGGAACGACGCGCGATGCCCATGGCCGGTTCGTATCTGTTTGCTACGCCGGTGGCGACGACATCAGTAGCTGGGTGGCGAAGAACGGCTGGGCGGTTGCCGATCGCGACGCCAATCGTCTCTACAACTACACAAGCGACGAGGGCACGGCCCGGTTTCTGCGCCGCGGCATCTGGAACGGAACCTTCGATCCGCCCGCCGAATGGCGGCGCCGGCAGCAGGTAGGAGGGTAG
- a CDS encoding hypothetical protein (Evidence 5 : No homology to any previously reported sequences), whose translation MAAPAAGRRVAMNALFPPPTDISTIRLRAPSLGAGVQSTTLALMAAHGEVGPMPDCAIFADTGWESKAVYEHLAWLKLPNVLPFPVHIVTAGNIRDGLVRGAQGERWASIPAFTKSASGKVGMIRRQCTKELKIVPIRRKVRELVGLTGKRSPGRPVVEQWIGISLDEIVRMKMSFEPWQVNRWPLIELGHGAPRLPALAGTARLFHAAQERLHRMSVSFRRHVAADARGGSRRLRRCCRHRPADPHRFPQSARRGVSPSLLRAARRGRSRHAGEQGTTRPLRRRM comes from the coding sequence ATGGCGGCGCCGGCAGCAGGTAGGAGGGTAGCCATGAACGCGCTGTTTCCCCCGCCGACCGACATCTCCACCATCAGGCTCCGAGCGCCTTCGCTCGGCGCCGGTGTGCAGTCTACCACCCTGGCCCTTATGGCCGCCCACGGCGAGGTCGGGCCGATGCCCGACTGCGCCATCTTCGCAGACACCGGCTGGGAGTCGAAGGCCGTCTATGAGCATCTCGCCTGGCTTAAATTGCCGAATGTATTGCCGTTCCCAGTGCATATCGTGACTGCCGGCAACATCCGCGACGGGCTGGTCCGCGGCGCGCAGGGCGAGCGCTGGGCCTCGATCCCCGCCTTCACCAAATCCGCATCGGGCAAGGTCGGCATGATCCGCCGGCAGTGCACCAAGGAACTGAAGATCGTGCCGATCCGCCGCAAGGTGCGTGAGCTGGTCGGGCTCACGGGCAAACGCTCGCCGGGCCGCCCCGTCGTTGAACAGTGGATCGGTATCTCCCTGGACGAGATCGTGCGTATGAAAATGTCCTTCGAGCCCTGGCAGGTGAACCGCTGGCCCCTCATCGAACTGGGGCATGGCGCGCCGCGACTGCCTGCGCTGGCTGGAACGGCACGGCTATTCCATGCCGCCCAAGAGCGCCTGCATCGGATGTCCGTATCATTCCGACGTCATGTGGCGGCAGATGCGCGAGGAGGATCCCGACGGCTTCGCCGATGCTGTCGCCATCGACCGGCTGATCCGCACCGGTTTCCGCAATCTGCGCGGCGAGGTGTATCTCCATCGCTCCTGCGTGCCGCTCGACGAGGCCGATCTCGACACGCTGGCGAACAAGGGACAACTCGACCTCTTCGCCGACGAATGTGA
- a CDS encoding conserved hypothetical protein (Evidence 4 : Homologs of previously reported genes of unknown function): protein MARRDCLRWLERHGYSMPPKSACIGCPYHSDVMWRQMREEDPDGFADAVAIDRLIRTGFRNLRGEVYLHRSCVPLDEADLDTLANKGQLDLFADECDGMCGV from the coding sequence ATGGCGCGCCGCGACTGCCTGCGCTGGCTGGAACGGCACGGCTATTCCATGCCGCCCAAGAGCGCCTGCATCGGATGTCCGTATCATTCCGACGTCATGTGGCGGCAGATGCGCGAGGAGGATCCCGACGGCTTCGCCGATGCTGTCGCCATCGACCGGCTGATCCGCACCGGTTTCCGCAATCTGCGCGGCGAGGTGTATCTCCATCGCTCCTGCGTGCCGCTCGACGAGGCCGATCTCGACACGCTGGCGAACAAGGGACAACTCGACCTCTTCGCCGACGAATGTGACGGCATGTGCGGCGTGTGA
- a CDS encoding conserved hypothetical protein (Evidence 4 : Homologs of previously reported genes of unknown function), with translation MHDRNYSATIAKALATPGGHLKLGRGGFSLHYLNEYGGQSSLSGYDCDAVKQQAIAAGLAVIDSRCVDFDKVARLAISGPMICVGGTPEPEPWGAFSYAPLVVVARVYAAAGAEVYNLDLEEAAGAAA, from the coding sequence ATGCACGATCGCAATTACAGCGCCACCATCGCCAAGGCCCTCGCCACGCCGGGCGGCCATCTGAAGCTCGGCCGCGGAGGGTTCAGTCTGCACTACCTGAATGAGTATGGCGGCCAGAGCAGCCTGTCCGGCTACGACTGCGACGCCGTGAAACAGCAGGCCATCGCCGCCGGACTTGCGGTGATCGACAGCCGCTGTGTCGACTTCGACAAGGTGGCCAGGCTCGCTATCTCCGGGCCGATGATCTGCGTGGGCGGTACGCCCGAGCCTGAACCATGGGGCGCGTTCTCCTATGCCCCGCTGGTCGTGGTCGCCCGCGTCTACGCCGCAGCCGGGGCGGAGGTCTACAACCTCGACCTGGAGGAAGCGGCGGGGGCGGCGGCCTGA
- a CDS encoding ParB domain protein nuclease: MANPKKISLSQSRDIPFDKLVLSSRNVRRVRAGVSIEELAEDIVRRTLLQSLSVRAVIGEEGQLTDKYEVQAGGRRYRALELLVKQKRLAKNAPIPCIVRVDGILEEDSLAENCQRVSLHPLDQFRAFQSLKEQGLGEEEIAARFFVTPQIVRQRLKLASVSPRLLEVYADDEMSLEQLMSFTISDDHARQEQVWETVQRGYNKEPYYIRKLLTENTVRAIDKRARFVGLAAYEEAGGIVLRDLFSQNDEGWLQDVTLLEKLVTEKLAAEAKTIKAEGWKWIEVAPDFPYGHTAGLRRVMGETEPLSDEEHARREALRSEFEEIEQRYFQESDEDLPEEVDRRLAEIEAALDAFENRPVIYDAQEVARAGAFVSIDSDGRLKIERGYVRPEDEAPVADDRGDASEARGDVDAASPSSVEGTQFASSQDPTNADSSDADADGEEDGLKPLSERLVMELTAHRTLALRDAVAGDPDIAFLAALHALVLQTFWRYPTASCLEIRAESSTPTVQGPGLKESLSATAIDERHANWEKQLPDEPDLLWEFLCDFDHDSRMALFAHCVSLTVNAVHEPWNRTQGRRHHADQLACAVSLDMTAAGWKPTVENYFNRVPKARILEAVTEAKGAGMAELIEGLKKSDMAEQAERLLADTGWLPEPLRTPGVETVVVTGEPGSPEPDASPSESSAAAELPAFLTAAE; this comes from the coding sequence ATGGCAAACCCCAAGAAAATCTCCCTTTCCCAGTCCCGGGATATTCCGTTTGACAAACTGGTGCTGTCGAGCCGCAACGTCCGGCGGGTGCGGGCTGGCGTATCGATCGAGGAACTGGCCGAGGACATCGTCCGGCGCACGCTGTTGCAATCTCTGAGCGTGCGGGCGGTGATCGGCGAGGAAGGTCAGCTCACCGACAAATATGAGGTGCAGGCCGGCGGACGGCGCTACCGGGCGCTGGAATTGCTGGTCAAGCAAAAGCGGCTGGCGAAGAACGCGCCGATCCCCTGCATCGTGCGAGTGGACGGCATTCTCGAGGAAGATTCGTTGGCCGAAAACTGCCAGCGCGTATCGCTCCACCCGTTGGATCAATTCCGCGCCTTCCAGTCGCTCAAGGAGCAGGGCCTCGGCGAGGAGGAGATCGCCGCCCGCTTCTTTGTGACGCCGCAGATCGTCCGGCAGCGGCTGAAGCTGGCCAGCGTGTCGCCTAGGTTGCTGGAAGTCTATGCCGATGACGAGATGTCGTTGGAACAGCTCATGAGCTTCACGATTTCCGACGACCATGCCCGGCAGGAGCAGGTCTGGGAAACCGTGCAGCGCGGCTACAACAAGGAGCCCTATTACATCCGCAAGCTGCTGACGGAAAACACCGTCCGCGCCATTGATAAGCGCGCCCGCTTCGTCGGGCTCGCAGCCTACGAGGAAGCCGGCGGCATCGTGCTGCGCGACTTGTTCTCGCAGAATGACGAAGGCTGGCTCCAGGATGTCACGTTGCTGGAGAAGCTTGTCACCGAGAAGCTCGCGGCCGAGGCCAAGACGATCAAGGCCGAAGGCTGGAAGTGGATCGAGGTCGCTCCGGACTTCCCCTATGGCCACACCGCCGGCCTGCGCCGCGTCATGGGCGAAACGGAGCCGCTGTCCGACGAGGAGCACGCCCGCCGCGAAGCCCTGCGCTCGGAGTTCGAAGAGATCGAACAGCGCTACTTCCAGGAGAGCGACGAGGACCTGCCCGAAGAGGTCGACCGGCGTCTCGCCGAGATCGAGGCGGCACTCGATGCCTTCGAGAATCGGCCCGTCATCTACGACGCGCAAGAGGTCGCCCGCGCCGGCGCGTTCGTCTCCATCGACAGCGACGGCCGGCTGAAGATCGAGCGCGGCTATGTCCGTCCCGAGGACGAAGCACCGGTCGCGGACGACCGGGGTGATGCTAGCGAAGCAAGGGGCGATGTCGATGCAGCATCGCCAAGTTCCGTCGAAGGCACGCAATTTGCATCCAGTCAGGATCCGACGAACGCAGATTCCTCCGACGCCGACGCGGATGGTGAGGAAGACGGCCTGAAGCCGCTGTCCGAGCGCCTGGTCATGGAACTGACAGCGCATCGGACACTCGCCCTGCGCGATGCGGTGGCCGGCGATCCGGACATCGCCTTCCTCGCCGCGCTGCATGCCCTCGTTCTCCAGACCTTCTGGCGTTATCCGACGGCGAGCTGCCTGGAGATTCGCGCGGAAAGCTCAACGCCGACCGTTCAGGGGCCGGGGCTGAAGGAGAGCCTGTCGGCGACGGCCATCGACGAGCGGCACGCCAACTGGGAAAAGCAACTTCCCGACGAGCCCGACCTACTCTGGGAGTTCCTTTGCGATTTCGACCACGACAGCCGCATGGCGCTCTTCGCCCATTGCGTATCGCTCACCGTTAACGCAGTGCATGAGCCGTGGAACCGGACACAGGGACGCCGGCATCATGCCGACCAACTCGCCTGCGCGGTTTCGCTCGACATGACCGCAGCCGGGTGGAAGCCGACGGTGGAGAACTACTTCAATCGCGTGCCGAAGGCTCGCATCCTCGAGGCGGTCACCGAGGCCAAAGGCGCCGGCATGGCGGAGCTCATCGAAGGTCTGAAGAAGTCCGACATGGCCGAGCAGGCCGAGCGCCTTCTGGCCGATACCGGCTGGCTGCCCGAGCCGCTGCGCACGCCCGGCGTCGAGACCGTAGTGGTCACGGGCGAACCGGGGTCCCCGGAGCCGGATGCCTCGCCATCGGAGTCTTCCGCCGCCGCCGAACTTCCGGCTTTCCTCACCGCTGCCGAATAA
- a CDS encoding conserved hypothetical protein (Evidence 4 : Homologs of previously reported genes of unknown function) → MPNPTNPAYTPWGKADYEKVYAEGIVFYGTPSHGGYKLDRERNAKVHPALRERDGFYEEDCAWAKVAFTFPEVFSEKDREAAIRTLKEWYPDEYETVAGVILAPGESHVKDERLFLERHANDWIVISAIRSDQHPGMVECIATIGGRRGQWGKPDSAERRYLVSNQEYDQRGKFGFVIDPDRHALCDDPASLLTGRVAS, encoded by the coding sequence ATGCCGAACCCGACCAACCCTGCCTACACCCCATGGGGCAAAGCCGACTATGAAAAGGTCTATGCCGAGGGCATCGTCTTCTACGGCACACCGTCGCATGGCGGCTACAAGCTCGACCGCGAGCGCAACGCCAAGGTTCATCCTGCTCTGCGCGAGAGAGACGGATTTTACGAAGAGGATTGCGCCTGGGCGAAAGTCGCCTTCACCTTCCCCGAAGTCTTTTCCGAGAAGGACCGCGAAGCGGCCATCCGCACGCTGAAGGAATGGTATCCCGACGAATACGAGACTGTCGCAGGCGTTATCCTTGCCCCCGGCGAATCCCACGTCAAAGACGAGCGGCTGTTCCTTGAACGCCACGCCAACGACTGGATCGTCATCAGCGCGATCAGGTCGGACCAGCATCCCGGCATGGTCGAGTGCATCGCCACAATAGGCGGCCGACGCGGGCAATGGGGCAAGCCCGATTCCGCCGAGCGGCGCTATCTTGTGTCCAATCAGGAATACGACCAGCGCGGCAAATTCGGCTTCGTCATCGATCCCGATCGCCACGCGCTCTGCGACGATCCCGCCAGCCTCCTCACAGGGAGGGTGGCGTCATGA